The DNA segment GGAAGCCGCTGGACGGCGGTCACTACCCTCAGGCCGTGACAGATCGGCACATCCTCACCGCCGTCGCCTGGCCCTACGCCAACGGCCCGCGGCACATCGGGCACGTCTCGGGTTTCGGCGTCCCCTCCGACGTCTTCAGCCGGTACCACCGGATGGCCGGCGACAAGGTGCTGATGGTGAGCGGCACCGACGAGCACGGGACGCCGATCACCGTCGCCGCCGACGCCGAGGGCGTGACCCCGCGGGAGATCGCCGACCGGAACAACCGGGTCATCGTGCAGGACCTGCAGAGCCTCGGGCTGAGCTACGACCTGTTCACCCGGACGACGACGGTCAACCACCGCTCGGTGAGCCAGGAGATCTTCCTCGGGCTGCTGAAGAACGGCTACGTCTTCCCGCAGACCACGCTCGGCGCGATCAGCCCGTCGACCGGGCGCACGCTGCCCGACCGCTACATCGAGGGCACCTGCCCGATCTGCGGCTACGACGGCGCCCGCGGCGACCAGTGCGACAACTGCGGCAACCAGCTCGACCCGACCGACCTGATCAACCCGGTCAGCCGGATCAACGGCGAGACGCCGAAGTTCGTGGAGAGCGAGCACTACTTCCTCGACCTGCCGGCCTTCGCCCGGGCCCTGGGCGACTGGCTGGCCACCCGCACCAACTGGCGCTCCAACGTCCTGAACTTCAGCGTCAACCTGCTCGAGGACCTCAAGCCGCGCAGCTACACCCGGGACATCGACTGGGGCGTTCCGGTGCCGCTGGACGGCTGGCGGGACCGCGACGACAAGCGGATCTACGTCTGGTTCGACGCGGTGGTCGGCTACCTGTCGGCGTCCATCGAGTGGGCCCGCCGCTCCGGTGACCCCGAGGCGTGGCGGCAGTGGTGGCAGACGCCGGACTCGGCCGCCTACTACTTCATGGGCAAGGACAACATCGTCTTCCACGCCGAGATCTGGCCCGCGCAGCTGCTGGGCTACAACGGCGAGGGCGACAAGGGCGGGACGCCGGGGTCCTACGGCCGGCTCAACCTGCCCACCGAGGTGGTGTCGAGCGAGTTCCTGACCATGGAGGGGCGCAAGTTCTCCTCCTCGCGCAACGTCGTCATCTACGTGCGCGACTTCCTCGCCCGCTACGACGCCGACGCGCTGCGCTACTTCATCGCCGTCGCCGGCCCGGAGAACCAGGACACCGACTTCACCTGGGCGGAGTTCCTGCGCCGCAACAACGACGAGCTGGTCGCCGGCTGGGGCAACCTGGTCAACCGCTCGGTGTCGATGGCGGCCAAGAACATCGGCGCCGTCCCGACCCCGGGGGAGCTGACCGACGCCGACCGCGCGCTGCTGGCCACCACGTCGGGGGCGTTCTCCGCCGTCGGCGACCTGCTGGCCCGCAACCGGCAGAAGGCCGCCGCCACCGAGGCGATGCGGATCGTGGGCGAGGCGAACAAGTACCTCTCCGACCAGGCGCCGTGGAAGCTCAAGGAGGACCCGGCCCGCCGGGACACCGTGCTGCACACCGCGCTGCAGGCGATCAAGGACTGCAACACGCTGCTCACGCCGTTCCTCCCGCACTCCTCGCAGCAGGTGCACGAGCTGCTCGGCGGGACCGGGACCTGGTCGGTGGCCCCGCGCATCGACGAGGTCACCGACCTCGACGACGGGTCGCCGTACCCGATCATCACCGGGTCCTACGGCGAGGCGCAGGCGGTCTGGGCGTCCACGCCGCTGGCCCCGCCGGGCACCCCGCTCGCCGCGCCCACGCCGGTCTTCACCAAGCTCGACCCCTCGATCGTCGAGGAGGAGCTGGCCCGGCTCGAGGCCGGTGGGAAGAGCAGCACGGACGGCGAGGCGTGAGCCGGTCGACCGCCGCGCGCGCCAACCGGCGGGGCGATCCGGTCCCGTCCCCGGAGCCGCTGCCGGCGCCGGCGGTCGACAGCCACACCCACTTCGACTTCGCCGTCGGCGGGGAGGACCGCCGGCCGGAGGACGCCGACGTCGACGCGGCCATCGACGCCGCGGTGGCGGTCGGCGTCCCGCGGCTGGTGCAGACCGGGGTGGACGTCGCCTCGTCGCAGTGGTCGGCCGCGCTGGCCGAGCGCCGTCCGGAGGTGCTCGCCGCCGTCGCGCTGCACCCGAACGACGCCGGGGCGGGTGCGGCGAGCGAGACGGCGCTGGCCGAGATCGACCGGCTCGCGGCGCTGCCGCGGGTGCGGGCGGTGGGGGAGACCGGCCTGGACCGGTACCGCACCGGCGAGGACGGCTGGGCGGCGCAGGAGGCGTCGTTCCGGGCGCACATCGACATCGCCAAGCGGCACGGGCTGGCGCTGCAGATCCACGACCGGGACGCGCACCAGGAGATCCTCCGGGTGCTGGAGGAGGAGGGGCCGCCGGAGCACGTCGTCTTCCACTGCTTCTCCGGCGACGCCGGCTTCGCCCGGCAGTGCATCGACCGGGGGTACGTGCTGTCGTTCGCCGGCACGCTGACCTTCGCGAACGCCGGCTACCTGCGGGAGGCCGCGGCCAGCACGCCGCTGGACCAGCTGCTCACCGAGACCGACGCGCCGTTCCTCACGCCGATGCCGCACCGCGGGCGGCCGAACGCCGCCCGGCTCGTGCCGCTGACGGTGCGCGCCCTGGCGGAGGTCACCGGCACCGACCTCGAGCAGCTCTGCGCCACCCTCTCCGCCACCGCCGAACGGGTCTTCGGCAGCTGGTGACCAGCGGTCCCCGCGACGGGGGCCGCGGGCGGTACCGCCTCGCCGGGGATCCGGGGCACACTGGGCGCGTGGGCCGCCTCATCGCCGTCGTGCTCTTCATCGCCCTGCTCGCGCCGGCCGGACTGCTGGCCCGGGCCTGGTCGCTGGCCTCCGGTCGCCGGGCGGTCGCGTCGGCCGCCGTGGAGTTCGTGCCGACCACGCCCCCGGCGACGGCCCAGCTGGCCCGGCAGGCCGCCCACGGCCGCCGGGTCCGCAAGCTCGGGTTCGCCCTCGGCGTGGCCCTGGTGGTGCTGTCGGTCGTCCTCTTCGCCGAGGCGTCGGTCTTCCTGTGGGTGCCCGCCCTGGCCGTCGGCCTGCTCGCCGGCGTGCTGCTGGCCGAGGCGACCCGCCCGCGGGCCCGCTGGGCGCTCAGCGACCCGCCCCGCCGACCCCGCCGCGGGGAGCAGATCTCGCCGGGGCTGCTGTGGACCATGCGCGGCACCGTCGCGGGCGACGTCCTCGCGGCGCTGTGGCTGGCCGACGACCTGGGCACCGCACCGACCGTGATCGCCCTGGCGGTGCCGCTGGCCGGGTGGCTGCTCGCCGAGGCCGCGCTGCTGCGGGTGCTGGCGCGCCCGCTGCCCGCCGAGGGGGCCGACGTGCCGATCGACGAGGCGCTGCGCACCTGGACCGCTCACCTGGTGGTCGCCGCGGCGACGGTGCTGTCGGTCCTGCCGCTCGGCGCGCTGCTGCTGCGCGCGGCGATCGACCTCGACGACCGCATCGCCGGCGACGGGGCCGGGCTGCTCCCGGTCGCCCTGGTCGCCGGCGGCTTCACCGCGATCCTGGCCGGGTTGGTGGTCGCCGGCTTCCTGGTCACCTGGCTGCGCCCGGTGCAGCAGACCTCGCACGCGCTGGCCTGAGGTGGCCCGGTACCCAGCTCGTCCCAAGATCATCGTGTGGGCTTCCCCACGTGGTCACCCGGTGGTCTGAGCGTCCAGCACGGCGTGTGCCTCACGGTGCGTGTCGGCGCGCCTCCAGAGCGACTGGTCGACATGGTGGTTTCTTGATCAGGCACCGTTGTCTTCCGAAGGCGTTCGTTATCGTGTCGTGACCGACCAGCCGGGGTGGGGAACACCTGGGCGACCGGTCCGCCGGTCCGGAGAACTCCCGGACCCGGACCACCGTCGGGCCGTGCGATGCCGGGCGCCACCTCGGGTGGGGTCCCGCTGGCTGCTGCCCGCGTTCCCCTGCCCGGGTCCAGTGACCCGTGGATGTGTTGTGCGCCGATCCGTGAAGCTCAGTCTCCTCGCCCTGGTCCTGCTGGGCCTGGTGGGCGGTTCTGCCGCCTGGTTCCTCGCCCAGAAGACGGTGACGATCACCGTCGACGGCCAGGCGCGCGAGGTCACCACCTACGCCGACACGGCGGGTGAGGTGCTGGCCGACGAGGGGCTGGAGCTCGCGTCGCACGACGTCGTCCTGCCCGCCCAGGACGCCGCCGTCGACGACGGCGACACCATCGTGCTCAACCGTGCGCGGCCGCTGTCGCTGACCGTCGACGGCGTGCGCAGCCAGGTCTACACGACCGCGCTGTCGGTCGACGGCGCGCTCGACGAGCTCGGCTACCGCGCGGAGAACCTGGTCCTGTCGGCCAGCCGCAGCGAGCGCCTCCCGCTGGACGGCATGGACCTCTCGATCGCCACCGCCAAGGACGTCACCCTCGTCGCCGACGGCCGGCAGCAGGTGGTCACCACCACCGCGCAGACCGCCGGCGAGCTGCTGGCCGAGCAGGGCATCACCCTCTCGCCGACCGACCGCACCTCGCTCTACCCGGCCCAGCCGCTGCTGGACGCGATGGTGCTGCGGGTGACCCGGGTGCAGGTCGAGGACGTCACCGAGGTGCAGCCGGTGGACTACGCCACCGTCGAGACCGACGACCCCGAGGCCTACGAGGGCGACCGCACGGTCACCCAGGAGGGCGTCGAGGGCGAGCAGACCGTCACCTGGCGGGTCACCCGCACCGACGGCGTCCAGACCGGCCGCGAGCAGGTCGGCGTCGCCGTCACCACGCCGCCGGTCGACGAGCTGGTCAGCGTGGGCACCAAGGAGCAGCCGGTCGCCGCCGCCAGCACCGCGGTGGTCTCGGCCGACGGCCTGAACTGGGCCGCGCTGGCCCAGTGCGAGTCCGGCGGCCGGCCGAACGCGGTCAGCGCCAGCGGCACCTACCGCGGCATGTACCAGTTCTCCCGGGCCACCTGGGCCGGCGTGGGTGGCACCGGTGACCCGGCCGCCGCCTCCGTGGCCGAGCAGACGATGCGTGCGCAGATGCTCTACGCGCGCAGTGGTGCCGGCCAGTGGGGCTGCGGCAGCCACCTCTTCGACTGAGCGACGAACTGAGCACCGACCCCGAGCACGGCGACGGCCTGCTGGGCCCGGCCGCGATCCGCGACCTGGCCCAGCAGCTCGAGCTGCGACCGACCAAGACCCTCGGCCAGAACTTCCTGCACGACGCCAACACCATCCGGCGGATCGTGCGCACCGCCGACCTCGGCCCGGACGACGTCGTCTGCGAGGTCGGCCCGGGGCTGGGCTCGCTGACCCTCGGTCTGCTGCCGGCCTGCGCGCACGTCACCGCCGTGGAGATCGACCCGATGCTGGCCGAGCAGCTGCCGCGGACGGTCGCCGACCGGCTGCCCCGGTACGCCGACCGGCTGACCGTGGTGACCGCGGACGCGCTGCGGGTCACCGAGCTGCCCGGACCGCCGCCCACCGCGCTGGTGGCGAACCTGCCGTACAACATCGCCGTCCCGGTGCTGCTGCACCTGCTGGAGCTGCTGCCCTCGCTGCGCAGCGCGCTGGTGCTGGTGCAGGCGGAGGTGGCCGACCGGCTCGCCGCCGGGCCGGGGACGCCGTCCTACGGCGTGCCGAGCGTGAAGGCGGCCTGGTACGCCGACGTGCGCCGGGCCGGCAACGTCCCCCGGCCGGTGTTCTGGCCGGTGCCCAACGTCGACTCCGGGCTGGTCGCGCTCACCCGGCGGCCGTCGCCGCCCGGGGACCGGGCCGCCACCTTCGCCGCCGTCGACGCCGCCTTCGCCACCCGGCGCAAGGGGCTGCGCGCGGC comes from the Modestobacter italicus genome and includes:
- a CDS encoding resuscitation-promoting factor produces the protein MRRSVKLSLLALVLLGLVGGSAAWFLAQKTVTITVDGQAREVTTYADTAGEVLADEGLELASHDVVLPAQDAAVDDGDTIVLNRARPLSLTVDGVRSQVYTTALSVDGALDELGYRAENLVLSASRSERLPLDGMDLSIATAKDVTLVADGRQQVVTTTAQTAGELLAEQGITLSPTDRTSLYPAQPLLDAMVLRVTRVQVEDVTEVQPVDYATVETDDPEAYEGDRTVTQEGVEGEQTVTWRVTRTDGVQTGREQVGVAVTTPPVDELVSVGTKEQPVAAASTAVVSADGLNWAALAQCESGGRPNAVSASGTYRGMYQFSRATWAGVGGTGDPAAASVAEQTMRAQMLYARSGAGQWGCGSHLFD
- a CDS encoding TatD family hydrolase, which gives rise to MSRSTAARANRRGDPVPSPEPLPAPAVDSHTHFDFAVGGEDRRPEDADVDAAIDAAVAVGVPRLVQTGVDVASSQWSAALAERRPEVLAAVALHPNDAGAGAASETALAEIDRLAALPRVRAVGETGLDRYRTGEDGWAAQEASFRAHIDIAKRHGLALQIHDRDAHQEILRVLEEEGPPEHVVFHCFSGDAGFARQCIDRGYVLSFAGTLTFANAGYLREAAASTPLDQLLTETDAPFLTPMPHRGRPNAARLVPLTVRALAEVTGTDLEQLCATLSATAERVFGSW
- the metG gene encoding methionine--tRNA ligase, coding for MTDRHILTAVAWPYANGPRHIGHVSGFGVPSDVFSRYHRMAGDKVLMVSGTDEHGTPITVAADAEGVTPREIADRNNRVIVQDLQSLGLSYDLFTRTTTVNHRSVSQEIFLGLLKNGYVFPQTTLGAISPSTGRTLPDRYIEGTCPICGYDGARGDQCDNCGNQLDPTDLINPVSRINGETPKFVESEHYFLDLPAFARALGDWLATRTNWRSNVLNFSVNLLEDLKPRSYTRDIDWGVPVPLDGWRDRDDKRIYVWFDAVVGYLSASIEWARRSGDPEAWRQWWQTPDSAAYYFMGKDNIVFHAEIWPAQLLGYNGEGDKGGTPGSYGRLNLPTEVVSSEFLTMEGRKFSSSRNVVIYVRDFLARYDADALRYFIAVAGPENQDTDFTWAEFLRRNNDELVAGWGNLVNRSVSMAAKNIGAVPTPGELTDADRALLATTSGAFSAVGDLLARNRQKAAATEAMRIVGEANKYLSDQAPWKLKEDPARRDTVLHTALQAIKDCNTLLTPFLPHSSQQVHELLGGTGTWSVAPRIDEVTDLDDGSPYPIITGSYGEAQAVWASTPLAPPGTPLAAPTPVFTKLDPSIVEEELARLEAGGKSSTDGEA
- the rsmA gene encoding 16S rRNA (adenine(1518)-N(6)/adenine(1519)-N(6))-dimethyltransferase RsmA, giving the protein MGLRQPPLRLSDELSTDPEHGDGLLGPAAIRDLAQQLELRPTKTLGQNFLHDANTIRRIVRTADLGPDDVVCEVGPGLGSLTLGLLPACAHVTAVEIDPMLAEQLPRTVADRLPRYADRLTVVTADALRVTELPGPPPTALVANLPYNIAVPVLLHLLELLPSLRSALVLVQAEVADRLAAGPGTPSYGVPSVKAAWYADVRRAGNVPRPVFWPVPNVDSGLVALTRRPSPPGDRAATFAAVDAAFATRRKGLRAALARWAGSPAAAEVRLRAAGIDPTTRGEQLSVTDFARLAATAPVPDGGR